CGGAATCAGGGTGGGCAGCCCGATGCCGAGGTTGACGTAGTCACCGTCGCGTAGTTCGGCCGCGGCGCGGGCCGCCATGTCGTCACGGGTCCAGCTCATCGGGTTACCTCCTCGGTGACCGGCCGTGGCCGGGTGGTGCGTTTCTCGATGTCCTTGTGCGCGGCCTGTTCCGGGGTGAGCGCCACCACCCGCTGGACGAAGATGCCGGGCAGGTGGATGTCATCGGGATGCAGCTCGCCGACCTCGACGACCTGCTCGGCCTCGGCCACCGTGATGCGGCCCGCCATCGCCGCGGGCGGGTTGAAGTTGCGTGCGGCTGCGTGGAACCGGCAGTTTCCGGCCTTGTCGACGACCGCTGCCCGCACGAGCGCGTAGTCGGTGACGATCGACTCCTCGAGCACCATGTCGGTGCCGTTGAAGTTCCTGACCTCTTTGGCCGGCGACGCCAGCGCGACGGTGCCGTCGGGGTGGTAGCGCCACGGCAGTCCGCCCTCGGCGACCAGGGTCCCGACCCCGGTCGGGGTGAAGAAGGCGCCGATCCCACTGCCGCCGGCCCGCATTCGCTCGGCCAACGTCCCCTGTGGGGTGAGTTCGACGGTGAGTTCACCGGACAGGTACTGACGCGCGAACTCCTTGTTCTCCCCGACGTAGGACGCGATGACGCGGCTGATGCGTCCGGCCTCCAGCAACAGGCCGAGACCGGCGCCGTCGACCCCGCAATTGTTCGACACGATCGTGAGATCGTCGGCACCCTGCTCCAGCAGTGCCTCGATGAGAAACCATGGGATGCCTGCCAATCCGAATCCGCCGACGGCGATACTGGCGCCGCGGGAAACATCGGCGACGGCTTCGGCCGCCGAGCCGACGACCTTGTCGATGGTCATGTCTACTCCGTTCCGAGATGTTCGAGGAGAGTGGAGGTGATGGTGGTGGACTGCTCGACGTTGGCCAGGTGCGCGGCCTGTGCGACCTCCACCGAGCGGGCGCCACGCACACCCGCGGCGATCTCCGCGAGCCGGGCCGGTGGCGTTGCCGGATCGTCGGTTCCGGCGATCGCCAGTGTCGGTGCGGTGATCCGGGCCAGGTCGGCGCGCAGGTCCAGCGTCGCGATGGCCTCGCAACATCCGGCGTACCCTTCGGCCGGGGTGGTGGCGACCATATGTTCGTAGGTGGCCGTCCGGTCCGGGTGTGCGGCGAAGAAGTCGGATGTGAACCAGCGCGCCACAACGGCTTCGGCGACGGCCGCGGTCCCGTGTGCACGCACCGTGGTCGCGCGCTCCGTCCAGCTGGCGTTCGGCGGCAGATGCGTTGCCGTGCACAGCAACGCGAGCCGGTCGACGCGTTCGGGGTGGCGTGCTGCCACCCGCATGGCGGTCATCCCGCCCAGTGACAGGCCGATCAGGTGGGCACGCTCGATGCCGAGGGTGTCCAGCAGCGCGACGACGTCGTCGGCGAGATCGTCGATGGTGTACGGGCCGTCGGGCACCGGTGACTGCCCGTGGCCGCGGGTGTCGTAGCGCACGACGCGATACCGCTCCTCGAACGCGGCCAGTTGCGGATCCCACATGCGGTGCGTCGATCCCAGCGAATTGGCGAACAGCACTGCCGGACCGTCAGGCCGGCCGGTGACGACATGGTGGACCGCGACGGCGTTCATCGGACTGCTCATCGGACCGCCTCGAACACCGCGGCCAGACCCTGGCCTCCGCCGATGCACATGGTCTCGAGCACGTAGCGGGCATCGCGGCGGACCGCCTCGTGCGCCGCGGTCGCGAGGATGCGTGCGCCGGTCGCACCGATCGGGTGGCCCAGCGAGATTCCGGATCCGTTGGGGTTCAACCGGTCGTCGAGCGGGTCGACCTTCCATTCGGCGAGCACCGCGAGCACCTGCGCGGCGAACGCCTCGTTGAGTTCGATGAGGTCCACCTCGTCGAGGGTGATCCCGGCGCGCTGCAGTGCCGCGTCGGTCGCGGTGACCGGCCCGATGCCCATCCGTTCAGGGGCGCAGCCGGTGACCGCCCACGATTTGAGCGCCAACATCGGTGCGAGACCGCGCTTCTCGGCTTCACCGCGAGTGGTCACGATGCACATGGCGGCGCCGTCGTTCTGCCCGGAGGCGTTGCCCGCGGTGACGGTGGCCGCGTTGTCGACCTTGCCGCGGACCGGGCGCAGCGCGGCCAGTGTCTCGATCTCGATGTCGGCGCGGGGATGCTCGTCGCGGTCGACGACGGTGTCGGGCCTGCCGCGCTTGCCGGGGACGGTGACCGGTACGAGCTCGTCGGCGAAGCGGCCGGCGTCGTGTGCGGCAACGGCACGGTGGTGTGAACGCAGAGCGAGTTCGTCCTGTTCGGCGCGGCCGATGCCGTACTCGCGGCGCAGATTCTCGGCGGTCTCGATCATGCCGCCTGCAATGGGATGGCTTGTGCCACCGGCGGTTTCCCGGGCACGATCCAGCCGGTCCTGGAGCGCGACACCGCCCTGGCGCACTCCGGTACGCAGGCCGAGGGCGTAGTGCTCGACGTTCGACATCGACTCGGCACCGCCTGCCACGACCACCCTGGCCGCGCCGGTGGCGACCTGGCCTGCCGCGTACAGCACAGCCTGCAACCCGGAGCCGCAGCGCCGGTCGAGTTGCAGGCCGGGGACACCCGTGCCCAGGCCCGCGTCGAGTGCGGCGATCCGTCCGATCGCGGGCGCCTCGCCGCTGGGATAGCCGTGACCCAGGACGACGTCGTCGACGTCCCCCTCGCCGAGTCCGGTCCGAGTGACCAACTCGCGCAGCGTCGACGTCGCGAGGTCGGCGGCCGTCAGCGCCGCTAACGCGCCACCCATCCGGCCGACCGGCGTGCGGAGGGGGCTGCAGATGACCACTTGGGACGCGTCGGATGTCATGCTTCGACGGTAAAGAGCTGCGGAGATATTGTGAAATACTCAGTTGATAGTTATTGATATCTGTGGGGTCTTTATGGAGCTGCGGCACCTGCGATACTTCCGCGTGGTCGGTGAGGAATTGCACTTCGGCCGCGCCGCGGAACGGCTGCACATCGCCCAGCCACCGTTGTCCCAGCAGATCCGTCAGCTTGAACGCGAGCTCGGATGCGCCCTGCTGACCCGTACCACCCGCAGTGTCGAACTCACCGCGGCCGGGCACGCCTACTTGCGGCGCGCCGTCGAGATCCTCGACGCCGTCGACTCGGCGAACATCGAGGCGCAACGGATCGCCGCTGGTGTCCAGGGCCGGATCACGATCGGATGCGTCGGATCGGCCACCTACTCACTGCTGCCCCGACTCGTGCGGGCGCTCGGCGAATCGCTGCCAGCCGTCGAGGTGACCGTGCGCGGTGAGATGCTCGCGCCCGCACAGATCGAGGCGCTGCTGTCCGGCGGTATCGAGCTGGGCCTGTTGCGGCCCCCGGTTCACCACGACGCGGTGCTCACACACATCGTCCGCCGCGACGGCCTGGTGGTGGCGCTGCCCGCCGACCATGCCCTGGCCTCCCGCGCCGGCGTCACGGTGGCCGACCTGCGCGACGAGGATTTCGTGGTCCACACCGGGCACGGGCGGTCCGTGATGAGCAATCTCGTGGCCTCGGTGTGCGCCGACGCGGGGTTTCTGCCACGCATCCGGCAGGAGGTCTCGGAGACCTCGACTCTGGTGACCCTGGTGGCCGCGGGGCTGGGAGTGGCGATCGTGCCTGATCCGACGACGGCACTCGACATCGCGGGGGTGCGCTACGTTCCACTGGAGCCCGCGGGCCTGGGCGTGGACCTGCTCGCCGCGCATATGGGCGAGTCGCCGCTCATCACCAACGTGCTCGATGTGTTGCGGACCGTCGTCACCGGCGGGGCGGACTCGCCCTCGTCGGCGCGCCCCGACACCTAGGGTGGTTCCCATGGCACAGGCACCGTTGTCCGGCAAGACGATGTTCATCTCCGGCGCGAGCCGCGGTATCGGGCTGGCGATCGCCAAGCGGGCCGCCGCCGACGGCGCCAACATCGCCCTGATCGCCAAGACCGCCGAACCGCATCCCAAGCTCGAGGGCACCATCTACACCGCAGCCGAGGAGATCGAGGACGCCGGCGGGCAGGCCCTTCCGATCGTCGGCGACGTGCGCGACGGGGACTCGGTGGCCGCCGCGGTGACCAAGGCCGTCGAACAGTTCGGTGGCATCGACATCTGCGTCAACAACGCCTCGGCGATCAACCTCGGCTCGATCGAGGACGTGCCGCTCAAGCGGTTCGATCTGATGAACGGGATCCAGATCCGCGGCACCTACGCCGTGTCTCAGGCCTGCATCCCGCACATGAAAGGCCGTGAGAATCCGCACATCCTGACACTGTCCCCGCCGATCCGGCTGGAGTCCGAGTGGCTCAAGCCGACCGCGTACATGATGGCGAAGTTCGGGATGACCTTGTGCGCCTTGGGCATCGCCGAAGAGATGCGTGAGCACGGCATCGCGTCCAACACGCTGTGGCCACGCACCCTGGTCGCCACCGCCGCGGTGCAGAACCTGCTCGGCGGCGACGAGGCCATGGCACGCGCGCGCAAACCTCAGGTGTATGCCGACGCGGCCTACGCGATCTTCACCAAACCGGCCCGCGCGTTCACGGGCAACACATTGCTGTGCGAGGACGTGCTGCTGGATTCCGGTGTCACCGACCTGTCGGTGTACGACTGCGTGCCCGGCGGCGAACTCGGCGTCGATCTGTGGGTCGACAGCCCCAACCCACCCGGCTACACCGCCCCGTAACCCTCTGGGAGTCGGCGTATTCGGCCATACTTGAGCTTGTGCCTGCTCCCAAGCCCACGAACTGGGCGAACGGCCGCTACGTTGCCGTCGCCGAACGCATCGCCGCCGTCGCCGAAGAGGTCGTCATGGCGGTCGACCACCGCACACCACTGGCCGAGGCCGAGGTCGTCGACCTCGCCTGCGGTACCGGAAGCGCGGCACTGTCGGCCGTGGCCGCGGGCGCCAATGTGACCGGTGTGGACATCACGCCCGAACTTCTCGAGATCGCGAAGACCCGACCGGGGGGCGAACAGGTCACATGGGTCGCCGCCGATGCCGCGCACACGGGCCTGCCCGACGGCGGGTTCGATGCCGCGGTGTCCAACATGGGCATCATCTTCGTCGAGCCGACGAGCCTGGTGGCCGAGGTCGCCCGGTTGCTGCGTCCGGGTGCCGTCTTCGGCTTCTCTTCCTGGGTGCGCGACGACACCGAGAACCCGTTCTTCACGCCCATCGTGGCTGTCCTCGGCCCGCCACCGCCGACCGACTACACCCATGACCAATGGGGTGATCGCGACACCGTGGCGCAGCGCCTGGCCGCCGACTTCGATGACCTCGTCGTCGAAACGTCCTCACTCACCTGGAATTTCGCCTCGCTGGGCGCGGCGTTGGCGTTCCTGGAGAACGAATCACCGGCGCACGTCAACCTGTTCCAGAGTCTCGACGGGCCGGATCGGGACCGCCTGCGCGCCGCCTTCGAGGCAGCGCTGAGCAGGCACGTCGACGGCACCGGCGCCGTGTCGTTCAGCAGCCCGTACCTGGTGACGACGGCCGTGCGCCGCTGAGCACGGATCACTCGGCCTGATACAGGATTCCGCGGGCGATCGCCTCGCGGATCTCGGGCAGCGCAGCGTCGGCCAGCGCATCGGCGTCGACACCGTGGTGCGCGGCCAGCAGCTCGATCAGCATGCCGAGGGGCACCTCACCGCGACACCCCGCGAACAGCGACCGCATGACGTCGTCGACACCGATCACGGCGCCGGGCCCGCCAGGGCGACGGACCGCGGCGCCGACCTGCTGCCATCCGTTCGGCCCGGGCAGGAACTGCTCCTCGAGGAAGACCGGTGCGGTCGACAACCGTGCGGTCAGCAGTTGTTCGTCGGAGCTCTCGCGCAGATACGCCCGCCGCGCGAAGAACGCCTCGACCTCCGAGCCCGTGACGAGTTCGTCCGCGCCGGTGATCTCTTCGAAGATCTGCTCGGGCGGCTCGCCCCCGCGCGGCGCGCGCAGCAGGATCAGGCCCATGCCGACGCCTACGATGTCCTGTTCGGTGAACCAGTCCAACCACTGCCCGCCACGTTGCGCGGCCTGCTGCGGCGTCTCACCGGCGTCGGCGAGCCACAGCGAGATGTAGCTGATCGGGTCCGCCAGTTCGCGCTGCACCACCCAGGCATGCAGACCGGTGCCTGCCAGCCAACCCGAGACCCGGTCTCGCCAGTCGGCGTCACGCATGACGATCCAGTTGGCCATGATGTGGGCCGTGCCGCCGGGGTTCAGGTGATCGCCGACCTGCTCGATCAGGCTCTGGGACACCGCATCTCCGGCCATGCCGGAATCACGGTAGATGTAGTCGCGTGCGCCCGAGCCGACCACGAACGGCGGGTTGGAGACGATCAGGTCGAACCGCTCCCCTGCCACGGGCTCGAACAGGCTGCCCTGCCGCAGATCCCACGACATCCCGTTGAGTCGGGCCGTCGCTGCGGCCAGCGTCAGTGCCCGCGCATTGGTGTCCGTCGCGACGATGTGATCCGAGTGCGCGTCGAGGTGCAGTGCCTGGATTCCGCATCCGGTGCCCAGATCGAGCACACGACCGGCCGGGGTCCGCATGACGGCGCGCGCCAGCGACACCGACGCGCCGCCGATGCCGAGAACATGGTCGTGGCGCAGCGGCCCCCTGCGCAGCACCGCATCCTGATCGGAGACGACGAAGAAGTCGCGGGCCCCGTCGCTGTGCGGGCGGATGTCGAGCACCGCGCGCACCGCATCGTCTCCGGCCGCCTCGAGCACGCCGTTGGCCACGAGGGCCGCCACCCCGGCCGACGGCAGTGCGACCTCGACAGCAGCCCGCGATTCCTCGCTGCCGAGCAGGAACAGCCGCACCAGGACCGCGAGGCGCTGCCGGTCGGCCGCCGCGTTACGTGTGGCGTGCAGGGCGGGCCACCAGACACCGCGCAGCAGCGCGGCATCGGCCGGTTCCCCGAGCAACTCGGCGACACCGTCGACGGTGTAGCCGGCCGACCTGAAATCGGCGCCGATCGCATCGATGACGGCGCCGTCGATCTGGCCGGTCAAAAAAGTTCGGCCTGTTCGGATTCGGGCTCGGCGGGCTCGATGAGCTCCGGGCCGTTGTTGCGGATGCTGTTGACCAGCCGCGACACCTGCCGGATGGCGATGCGGTCGAGGTCGCCGTGGCCGCGCAGCAGCCCCTCGTCGATCGGGGAGTCCGGGTCGAGCCACCGATCCCAGTCCGTTTCGCTGATGGTCAGCGGCATGCGGTCGTGGATCTCGGCGAGCGGCCCGGCGGCGTCGGTGGTGATGATCGTGCAGCTCAGCAGCGGCGGCTGGTCCTTGGGCGCACCTTGGGGCCGCCAGGTGGTCCACAACCCCGCCATGAACAACGGTTCCCCGTCGGCGCCGTACATGTAGAACGGCGTCTTGCCGGGCTTCTTGCCGGATTTGCCGTCCGCGACCGGGTTCGGCCGCCACTCGTACCAGCCGTCCATCGGGATCAGGCAGCGCTTGCTCTTGGCCGAGCTGCGGAACGCCGGCGACGTGGTCACCTTGTCGGCGCGGGCGTTGATCAGCAGCGGCCCCTTGTTGTCGGGGCTGCCGTCCTCGGTGGTCTTGACCCACGGCGGGATCAGACCCCACCGCATCGACCGCAACCGTCGCGTGGACTCGTCCTCGGGTTCGGTGTGACGTTTGACCACGCTGGTGATCGTGGTCGTGGGCGCGACGTTGTAGTTCGGGCCCGCCACATCCTTGTCCCCTGAGCTCCCGGCAGCCGCTGTCGCCGCCGTAGTCTCGTCGATGGCCTCGATCTTCTGCGCCAGCAGCGCCGGATCGGTGGTGACCGCAAAACGTCCACACATGTTTCCCATGGTTGCAGAGTCGGCCGACCGGGGGCGATGAGGCAGGATGTAGCCGTGAGTGAACGTGCGGGTGAGGAGCAGAAACCACACTGGGCAGCCCCGTCGACGACGGTCCCCGTCGACGCGACGGTGATTGTCCCCGGATCGAAATCGCTGACCAACCGAGCGCTGATCCTCGCGGCCCTGGCCACTCCGCAGGGCGTCTCCACCATCAGCGGCGCGCTTCGCAGCCGTGACACCGACCTCATGATCGAGGCGATCCGCACGCTGGGTGTCACGGTCGACGTCGCCGGGGGCGACCCCACCGAACTGACCGTCCGAGGCGGTATCGCGCCGGCCCCCGGCGCGCGCGTGGACTGCGGGCTGGCCGGAACCGTGCTGCGCTTCGTTCCGCCCGTCGCCGCCCTGAGCCGCGCGTCGGTCATGTTCGACGGCGACGAACAGGCCAGGTCACGGCCCATCGCGCCACTGCTCGACGGCTTGCGCCGTCTGGGCGTGGACCTGGAGGGCGATGGGTTGCCGTTCACGGTGCGCGGCACCGGCGCGGTGGGTGGCGGCACCGTGGAGATCGACGCCTCCGGCTCGTCGCAGTTCGTCTCGGGTCTGCTGCTGGCCGGGGCGGGTTTCGACAACGGGCTGACGATCGTGCACACCGGCACGTCGGTGCCTTCGGCCCCGCACGTGGCGATGACGGTCGCGATGCTGCGTGACGCGGGCGTCGAGGTCGATGATTCGATGCCCAACCGCTGGCACGTCTCACCGGGTCCGGTCGCCGCGCGCTCGTGGAGCATCGAGCCCGATCTGTCCAATGCGACCCCGTTCCTGGCCGCCGCGCTGGTCACCGGCGGCACGATCCGGATCGCGGGATGGCCGGCTGTCAGCATCCAGCCCGCCGACACCATCCTGGAATTGCTCGCCACCGTCGGCGGTGCGGTGCGCGACGTCGACGGGCACCTCGAGGTCACCGGGTCACAGGAGTACGGCGGGTTCGAGGCCGATCTTCACGACGTGGGTGAACTCGCGCCGACCGTCGCCGCACTGGCGGCCCTGGCCAAGGAGGGCTCCACGTCGCAGTTGCGTGGTATCGCGCATCTGCGCGGGCACGAGACCGACAGACTGGCCGCGCTGACCGCGGAGATCAACGGCCTGGGCGGGGATTGCCGTGAGACCGACGACGGACTGCTCATCACGGCCCGGCCGCTGCACGGCGGCACGTGGCGGTCCTACGCCGACCATCGAATGGCCACCGCCGGCGCCATCATCGGCCTGCGCGTGCCCGGCGTCGAGGTGGAGAACATCGAGACCACGGCCAAGACCCTGCCCGACTTCCCGCTGATGTGGGTCGACATGCTGTCGGGCGACGCAGGGGGGAACCGGCAGCGTTGAGTGCGCGGCGGTCTTTGAATTACGACGAGTCCGACGTCCGGATCCGGCCCGGTCGGGGCAGTCGCCCGCGCACCAAGAACCGGCCGGAGCACGCCGACGCACGATCCGCCATGATCGTCACGGTCGACCGTGGCCGCTGGGGATGCGCACTGGACCGCGATCCCGATCGTCTGGTGACCGCCATGCGTGCCCGCGAACTCGGCCGCACACCGATCGTGGTCGGTGACGACGTCGACGTGGTCGGCGACCTGTCGGGGCGCCCGGACACCCTGGCCCGCATCGTGCGCCGTGGTGAGCGTCGAACGGTGTTGCGCCGCACCGCGGATGACACCGATCCGACCGAGCGGGTGGTGGTGGCCAATGCCGACCAGTTGCTCATCGTCGTGGCGCTGGCGGATCCCCCGCCGCGGACCGGATTCGTCGAACGCGCGTTGATCGCCGCGTATGCCGGCGGTCTCAAACCTGTTCTGTGCCTGACCAAATCGGATCTGGCGCCACCGGAGCCGTTCGCGGCGCAGTTCGTCGACCTCGACCTCACCATCGTCACCGCAGGCCGTGACGATCCGCTGGAAGTGATCGAGCCGGTGCTGGCCGGACAGGTCACGGTGTTCCTGGGGCATTCCGGGGTGGGCAAGTCCACGCTCGTGAATCGCCTGATCCCCGAGGCCGATCGGGCCACCGGTGAAGTGTCGGGGGTCGGCAAGGGCAAGCACACCTCGACGCAGTCGGTGGCGCTGCCGCTCGATCACGACGGTTGGGTGATCGACACCCCGGGCATCCGGTCATTCGGCCTGGCACACATCGAACCCGATGACGTCATCCTGGCGTTCTCCGATCTGGCGGACACCATCGAGGACTGTCCACGGGGATGCGGGCACATGGGTCCACCCGCCGACCCCGAGTGCGCGCTCGACACGCTCTCGGGACCGGCCGCCGATCGCGCCGCGGCCGCGCGCCGACTCCTGGCGGTGCTGAAAGACACCCGCAAGGCGCTCAACTCCTGACGTGCCCCGAGGGTTTTTGAGAACCGCCTGTGTATCAGGGCCGAACCCTTGCTGGTTAGTACATCTAAGCCCTCGACGCCATGACCGCGCGCCGGCGCGAACACGGATTCGAGCTGGATCTCGGCGATCTCGGTCATCCCGGACCACGCAACGACGTCGACGACTACCTCGCAACCCGCGGCTGGACCACCACCCGGACACCGTTGGGCGCACTGCTCGGCGAGGCCGGATTCGAGCTGGCACGCCCGGTCGACGGGCGGAATTCGTTGAGCGACAACTACTACAGCACCGCGATCAAGCGCTGACGTCGGCGGTTGTCCCTGGATTCGACCTTCAGCTCTTGGCTTTGGCCTTCGACTGATCGGCCTGGGCCTGCTGCTTCTGCTGCGCCGCTTCTTCTTTCGCCTTGAGGAGCGCGGCACGGCCCTCGGGGCTGGCGGCTGAATTGCCAGGGGTTTTCGCCGTGGCGACGGCGGCACTGCAGTTGAGGTTGAGCAACACGGTGTCGGTGACCGGCTGGAAGTCGTCGCCTTTGAGCCACGGCGCCTGCTCGGAACTGGTCACTACGCAGTCGTCATCGTTGAGGGAATCGCCTGAGCGCGTGGCGATCACCCCCTTCATACCGGCATCGGCGAGCGCCGACTCCGCGTCCGCGTACGTCTGGCCCGCGTAGTCGTCGGCGGAGGCGACGCCGGTGGCCAGCATTCCCACGGGTATCGCCGCGGCCGCGCTCAGGAGCGTCACGCCCAGGAGCTTCCTCATCATGTCCTCCAACGATCGATGTCAGAGCCACAGATTACGAACGGCGACTGCCAGTGCCCTGGGAAAACGTCGCGGGTTTTCTTGGAACCGGCCGACCCGGAAAACATTCCCGACAGGAGGTAGGACAGCAAAGACCGAGGGCGCATCCGACATGGTCGGTTGCGCCCTCGGCCGGTGGTGCAGGATTACGCGGCTGCGCGCCTCGAGCGACGCCAGCCCCGAACGGTCTCGATCGCGGTCTTCAGACCACGACGACGCCCCGTCGCGGGATCGGTGACACCGAACCCGTCGAGGTCTTCGAACATCCGCTCGCTGCGCGTCTCGGGCGCATTGTCGGCGGTGTCCTTCAGAAACTTGTCCGGCAGAGACAGTTTCGCGATCGTGCGCCACGTCTTGCCGTACTGCACCAGGAACGAACCGGTGGTGTAGGGCAGGTCGTACTTGTCGCAAAGCGCGCGCACACGGATCGAGATCTCGTGCAACCGGTTGCTCGGCAGATCCGGGTACAGATGGTGCTCGATCTGGTGGCACAGGTTGCCGCTCATGAAGCGCAGCAGCCAGCCGCCCTCGAAGTTCGCGCTGCCGAGCATCTGCCGCAGGTACCACTGGCCACGGCTCTCGCCCACCATGTCCGTCTTGGTGAATTTCTCTGCGCCATCAGGAAAATGGCCACAGAAGATCACTGCGTTGGACCAGATGTTGCGGATGATGTTGGCGACCGCGTTGGCCTTGACGGTCGATTTGTACGTCGCACCGGGCGACAGCGAGGTGATCGCAGGCCAGGCCACGTAGTCCTTGAACACCTGCTGCCCGGCCTTCGCGCCGAACTCGCGCAACCGAACCAGTGTGGCGTTGCGGTCGTCGCGACCCTTGAAGATCTTGCCGACCTCCAGGTGCTGCAGGCCCACGCCCCACTCGAAGAAGGCGCACAGCATGGTGTTGTACACCAGGTTCAGCAGGTTGTGCGGCTTCCACTTCTGGTCGCGCGTGACCCTCAGAAGCCCGTAGCCCACGTCGTCATCCATGCCGAGGATGTTCGTGTACTTGTGATGCATGAAGTTGTGCGTGAAGCGCCAGTGCTTGGACGCGCCACTCATGTCCCACTCCCACGACGAGGAGTGGATCTCGGGATCGTTCATCCAATCCCACTGGCCGTGCATGACGTTGTGGCCGATCTCCATGTTCTCGATGATCTTGGCCACGCCCAGGGTCACCGTGCCGGCCCACCACGCCGAGCGGCGTTTACTCGCGGTCAGCATCAGTCGACCCGCCAGGTCCAGTGTCCGCTGGGCGGCGATCGTACGGCGGATGTAACGCGCGTCGCGTTCACCGCGGGAATCCTCAATGTCCTGACGGATCGCATCGAGCTCGAGACCCAGGTTTTCGATATCGGCCTCGGTCAGATGCGCGAACGCCGGGACGTCGGTAACAGCCATTGGCAACCCTCCTTTCGCGTACCTACGCTACCGTAACCTACGCGGTCGTAGGTTACCAGGCAGTAAACCCTAAACATCGAGCACACAATCGCCCGACGCTGCGGAAACACAGGTCTGAATCCGGGTTCCCGCGTCGTGTTCTTCACCGGTCCTCAGGTCACGGACGTGTCCGTCGACCAGGCCGACCACGCACGACTGGCAGATGCCCATACGGCAACCGAACGGCATCCGGATGCCCACGTCCTCGCCGGCTTCCATCAACGATTTCGCGGCGTCGGCGTGCACGCTCTTGCCGCTACGCTCGAACGTCACATTGCCGCCCGTGCCATGCGGCGCGGCGCGCTTGACCGCGAACCGCTCCAGGTGCAGGCGCTCACCCACACCGGCCGCTGTCCACACGCGCTCGGCATCAGCCAGCATGCCCTCGGGGCCGCACGCCCAAACCTGGCGCTCACGCCAATCGGAAACCTCGTCGGCGATGCGGTCGAGATCGAGCCTGCCCTCGGTGCGCGTGCTGCGGATGCGCAGGCGGTAACCCGGGTGCGAGCCCTGCAGGGCCGCCAGCTCCGAACGGAACATCACATCGGATTCGGTTGGCGCGGAATGCAAGTGGACAATGTCGGTAATCTGATCACGTCGGACCAGCGTGCGCAGCATCGACATCACCGGGGTGATCCCGGAGCCGGCGGTGAGGAACAGGACCTGCGCGGGCGCCGGATCGGGCATCACGAAGTTGCCCTGCGGCGCCGCCAGCCGTACGACGGTTCCCGGTTCCAGCCCGCCGACCAGGTGCGTCGACAGGAAGCCCTCGGGCATCGCCTTGACCGTGATCGTGATGGTCCGCGCCTTGCCCTTCGGATGCGCCGTCACCGGACTCGAGGTCAGGGAGTACGAGCGCCACCGCCACCGCCCGTCGAGGAAGACACCGATGCCGATGTACTGCCCGGGCTGATAGTCGAACGAGAAGCCCCAACCGGGCTTGATCACCAATGTCGCCGAGTCTTCGGTTTCCCGACGCACCTCCAGGACGCGCCCCCGAAGCTCCCGCGCCGACCACAACGGGTTGGCGAGTTGCAGGTAGTCATCGGGAAGCAGCGGGGTGGTGATCCGCGCTGCGAGCCTGCGCAGCGCGTGCCAGCCGGGCCGCGCGTCGGCGCCTGCCACGGTGGGACGAACCGTATCGGCGACA
This genomic window from Mycolicibacterium goodii contains:
- a CDS encoding DUF7782 domain-containing protein, with the protein product MTGQIDGAVIDAIGADFRSAGYTVDGVAELLGEPADAALLRGVWWPALHATRNAAADRQRLAVLVRLFLLGSEESRAAVEVALPSAGVAALVANGVLEAAGDDAVRAVLDIRPHSDGARDFFVVSDQDAVLRRGPLRHDHVLGIGGASVSLARAVMRTPAGRVLDLGTGCGIQALHLDAHSDHIVATDTNARALTLAAATARLNGMSWDLRQGSLFEPVAGERFDLIVSNPPFVVGSGARDYIYRDSGMAGDAVSQSLIEQVGDHLNPGGTAHIMANWIVMRDADWRDRVSGWLAGTGLHAWVVQRELADPISYISLWLADAGETPQQAAQRGGQWLDWFTEQDIVGVGMGLILLRAPRGGEPPEQIFEEITGADELVTGSEVEAFFARRAYLRESSDEQLLTARLSTAPVFLEEQFLPGPNGWQQVGAAVRRPGGPGAVIGVDDVMRSLFAGCRGEVPLGMLIELLAAHHGVDADALADAALPEIREAIARGILYQAE
- a CDS encoding SOS response-associated peptidase is translated as MCGRFAVTTDPALLAQKIEAIDETTAATAAAGSSGDKDVAGPNYNVAPTTTITSVVKRHTEPEDESTRRLRSMRWGLIPPWVKTTEDGSPDNKGPLLINARADKVTTSPAFRSSAKSKRCLIPMDGWYEWRPNPVADGKSGKKPGKTPFYMYGADGEPLFMAGLWTTWRPQGAPKDQPPLLSCTIITTDAAGPLAEIHDRMPLTISETDWDRWLDPDSPIDEGLLRGHGDLDRIAIRQVSRLVNSIRNNGPELIEPAEPESEQAELF
- the aroA gene encoding 3-phosphoshikimate 1-carboxyvinyltransferase, with amino-acid sequence MRQDVAVSERAGEEQKPHWAAPSTTVPVDATVIVPGSKSLTNRALILAALATPQGVSTISGALRSRDTDLMIEAIRTLGVTVDVAGGDPTELTVRGGIAPAPGARVDCGLAGTVLRFVPPVAALSRASVMFDGDEQARSRPIAPLLDGLRRLGVDLEGDGLPFTVRGTGAVGGGTVEIDASGSSQFVSGLLLAGAGFDNGLTIVHTGTSVPSAPHVAMTVAMLRDAGVEVDDSMPNRWHVSPGPVAARSWSIEPDLSNATPFLAAALVTGGTIRIAGWPAVSIQPADTILELLATVGGAVRDVDGHLEVTGSQEYGGFEADLHDVGELAPTVAALAALAKEGSTSQLRGIAHLRGHETDRLAALTAEINGLGGDCRETDDGLLITARPLHGGTWRSYADHRMATAGAIIGLRVPGVEVENIETTAKTLPDFPLMWVDMLSGDAGGNRQR
- the rsgA gene encoding ribosome small subunit-dependent GTPase A, which produces MSARRSLNYDESDVRIRPGRGSRPRTKNRPEHADARSAMIVTVDRGRWGCALDRDPDRLVTAMRARELGRTPIVVGDDVDVVGDLSGRPDTLARIVRRGERRTVLRRTADDTDPTERVVVANADQLLIVVALADPPPRTGFVERALIAAYAGGLKPVLCLTKSDLAPPEPFAAQFVDLDLTIVTAGRDDPLEVIEPVLAGQVTVFLGHSGVGKSTLVNRLIPEADRATGEVSGVGKGKHTSTQSVALPLDHDGWVIDTPGIRSFGLAHIEPDDVILAFSDLADTIEDCPRGCGHMGPPADPECALDTLSGPAADRAAAARRLLAVLKDTRKALNS
- a CDS encoding PASTA domain-containing protein, encoding MRKLLGVTLLSAAAAIPVGMLATGVASADDYAGQTYADAESALADAGMKGVIATRSGDSLNDDDCVVTSSEQAPWLKGDDFQPVTDTVLLNLNCSAAVATAKTPGNSAASPEGRAALLKAKEEAAQQKQQAQADQSKAKAKS
- a CDS encoding fatty acid desaturase family protein codes for the protein MAVTDVPAFAHLTEADIENLGLELDAIRQDIEDSRGERDARYIRRTIAAQRTLDLAGRLMLTASKRRSAWWAGTVTLGVAKIIENMEIGHNVMHGQWDWMNDPEIHSSSWEWDMSGASKHWRFTHNFMHHKYTNILGMDDDVGYGLLRVTRDQKWKPHNLLNLVYNTMLCAFFEWGVGLQHLEVGKIFKGRDDRNATLVRLREFGAKAGQQVFKDYVAWPAITSLSPGATYKSTVKANAVANIIRNIWSNAVIFCGHFPDGAEKFTKTDMVGESRGQWYLRQMLGSANFEGGWLLRFMSGNLCHQIEHHLYPDLPSNRLHEISIRVRALCDKYDLPYTTGSFLVQYGKTWRTIAKLSLPDKFLKDTADNAPETRSERMFEDLDGFGVTDPATGRRRGLKTAIETVRGWRRSRRAAA